The Globicephala melas chromosome 20, mGloMel1.2, whole genome shotgun sequence genome contains a region encoding:
- the SLC25A10 gene encoding mitochondrial dicarboxylate carrier: MAAEARVSRWYFGGLASCGAACCTHPLDLVKVHLQTQQEVKLRMTGMALQVVRSDGILALYNGLSASLCRQMTYSLTRFAIYETVRDQVTKGSEGPLPFYKKVLLGSISGCIGGFVGTPADMVNVRMQNDMKLPQNQRRNYAHALDGLYRVAREEGLKKLFSGATMASSRGMLVTVGQLSCYDQAKQLVLSTGYLSDSIFTHFIASFIAGGCATFLCQPLDVLKTRLMNAKGEYQGVLHCAMETAKLGPLAFYKGLVPAGIRLMPHTVLTFVFLEQLRKHFGIKVPS, from the exons ATGGCGGCCGAGGCGCGCGTGTCGCGCTGGTACTTCGGTGGGCTGGCGTCGTGCGGGGCCGCCTGCTGCACGCACCCGCTGGACCTGGTCAAG GTGCATCTACAGACGCAGCAGGAGGTGAAGCTGCGCATGACGGGGATGGCGCTGCAGGTGGTGCGCTCCGATGGCATCCTGGCTCTCTACAATGGGCTGAGCGCCTCCCTGTGCAGACAG ATGACCTACTCCCTGACTCGATTTGCCATCTATGAGACCGTGCGGGACCAGGTAACCAAGGGCAGCGAGGGCCCCCTGCCCTTCTACAAGAAGGTCTTGTTGGGCTCCATCAGTG GTTGTATCGGCGGTTTCGTGGGGACCCCCGCGGACATGGTCAACGTCAG GATGCAGAATGACATGAAGCTGCCCCAGAATCAGCGCCGAAA CTATGCCCACGCCCTGGATGGCCTGTACCGCGTGGCCCGAGAAG AGGGTCTGAAGAAGCTGTTCTCGGGCGCAACTATGGCGTCCAGTCGAGGGATGTTGGTCACCGTGGGCCAG CTGTCCTGCTATGACCAAGCCAAGCAGCTGGTTCTCAGCACGGGGTACTTGTCCGACAGCATCTTCACTCACTTTATCGCCAGCTTCATTGCG GGTGGATGCGCCACATTCctgtgccagcccctggatgTGCTGAAGACCCGGCTGATGAATGCCAAGGGCGAGTATCAG GGTGTTCTGCACTGTGCCATGGAGACAGCGAAGCTTGGGCCGCTGGCCTTTTACAAG gGCCTCGTGCCTGCCGGCATCCGCCTCATGCCCCACACCGTACTCACGTTTGTGTTTCTGGAGCAGCTTCGCAAACACTTCGGCATCAAAGTGCCGTCCTGA